From the genome of Glycine max cultivar Williams 82 chromosome 2, Glycine_max_v4.0, whole genome shotgun sequence, one region includes:
- the LOC121174285 gene encoding uncharacterized protein, whose product MGTASSNSETSWLSRSEKWVPPFLLAGHAYVGSPAFGVGGIGAKKFVWEPYPSTVMSLLPPVCLVGSLAWYAVVPLICFQVIEWHQSDRVLRQFGMQQPVPESPSQPLNIHGITLKGKHGENWGQLFAPMIQQWNNRHAFRVDAYPRQEGLLSFNSDYMVWYRRKTKMFVDPENAKTATLGEVVEALQYMVSPQGRKTCTFDDLVPYVEKITILSEEQERVTEPMSHGPASERQFPAQQFHMLQSSIETQGIDRRRDTVEAEEYFQQMAEGGHGMYYTPQTFAEYPTQMYQYPFQGHDTDTSATQQSFGGFAETQAHFSWPTMTPSKQYHGPIPTPNAPLGTQ is encoded by the exons ATGGGTACCGCTAGTAGCAACAGCGAGACAAGCTGGCTGAGTAGGAGTGAGAAATGGGTACCGCCATTTCTCCTGGCGGGACATGCCTACGTGGGCAGTCCCGCCTTTGGAGTTGGCGGGATAGGGGCAAAGAAG tttgtgtgGGAGCCTTACCCATCAACCGTTATGTCATTGTTGCCTCCCGTTTGTTTAGTCGGAAGTCTCGCGTGGTAcgcggtggtgccactaatttgtttccaagttattGAGTGGCACCAATCGGACAGAGTCTTGAGACAATTTGGGATGCAGCAACCAGTTCCAGAGTCTCCTTCACAACCCCTAAACATTCATGGCATAACATTAAAGGGGAAACATGGCGAAAATTGGGGGCAATTGTTCGCCCCAATGATTCAGCAGTGGAATAATCGCCATGCATTTAGGGTCGACGCTTATCCCCGACAAGAAggcctattgagttttaactcggactacatggtctggtataggcgaaagacaaagatgtttgttgacccAGAAAATGCAAAGACggctacattg GGTGAAGTTGTGGAGGCATTACAATACATGGTgtctcctcaagggaggaaAACATGCACatttgatgatctcgtgccttatgtggaaaaaattacaattttatccgaagagcaagagagagtcACTGAGCCAATGTCACATGGTCCCGCATCAGAGCGTCAATTTCCCGCACAACagtttcacatgcttcagtCAAGTATTGAAACTCAGGGGATAGACAGAAGAAGGGACACTGTTGAAGCGGAAGAATATTTCCAACAAATGGCGGAGggtggccatggaatgtattacacgccacaaACATTTGCTGAGTATCCgacacagatgtatcagtatccttttcaGGGTCATGACACTGATACTTCTGCAACCCAACAATCGTTCGGTGGTTTTGCGGAAACACaagctcatttttcatggcccacAATGACCCCTTCAAAGCAATATCATGggccaattccaacacctaatgccccGTTAG